TTCTCTACAATTTGCTTGCAGGTGGAGTTCTAGATTGACTGGTCAGAGGAATTTGGTGCCGTCATGCTGCCCAAGATGCCGTCGGTCCGGTGGATCTCGGCTTCCCTGCTGGTCATTCTCCTGAGCCTGCACCCCATCGCCGACGCCTTCTACCTCCCGGGCACTTTCATGCACACCTACGAAGCCGGTGAAGATATCGCGGCCAAGGTCAACTCGCTCACGTCCATCGAGACCGAGCTGCCCTTCAGCTACTACAGCCTTCCCTACTGCAAGCCCCCGGAAGGTGTCAAGAAGAGCGCCGAGAACCTCGGCGAGGTTCTCATGGGTGACCAGATCGACAACTCGCCGTACCACTTCCACGTCAACGTCAACGAGTCGCTGTACCTTTGCACCACCGACCCGCTCACCAAAGAGCAGGCCGAGCTGTTGAAGAACCGGGCGCGGAATCTGTACCAGGTCAACATGATCCTCGACAATCTGCCGGTCATGAGGTTCACTGAGCAGAATGGGATGACAATCCAGTGGACCGGGTACCCGGTCGGGTACAACCCGATGGGTAGCAGCGAGGATTATATCATTAACCATCTCAAGTTCAGGGTTTTGGTCCACCCCTACCAGGCACAAGGTGATGTTGTGGTCACGAGTGAGGATGGTGTTGCCATGGTTGAGTCTGACCGCAAGAGTGGCTTCCAGATTGTTGGTTTTGAGGTTGTTCCTTGCAGTGTGAAGCGTGATCCTGCAGCCATGGCCAAGCTCAAGATGTATGAGAAGGTTGACTCTGTGAACTGCCCGTTGGAGCTCGAGAAATCTCAGGTGATCCGTGAAAAGGAGCAGATTACATTTACCTATGAGGTTGAGTATGTCAAGAGCAACATCAAGTGGCCGTCAAGGTGGGATGCATACCTGAAGATGGACGGTGCTAAGGTGCACTGGTTCTCAATCATGAACTCCATGATGGTTGTCTTCTTCTTGGCTGGTATTGTGTTTGTCATATTCTTGAGGACTGTCCGAAGGGATCTGACGCGTTATGAGGAGATGGACAAAGAAGCGCAAGCTCAGATGAATGAAGAGCTTTCAGGATGGAAGCTTGTTGTTGGTGATGTCTTCAGGGAGCCCTGCTGCTCAAAGCTGCTGTGTGTTATGGTCGCTGATGGTATCCAGATCACCGGCATGGCAGTCGTTACAATCGTGTTTGCTGCTCTGGGTTTTCTCTCACCTGCTTCCAGGGGAATGCTCTTGACCGGAATGATCATCCTCTACCTCTTCCTTGGAATTATTGCTGGATATGTTGGTGTCCGTCTCTGGAGGACCATCAAACAATCCACAGAAGGCTGGAAATCTGTCGCTTGGCTGACCTCCTGCTTCTTCCCTGGCATTGTTTTCATCATCTTGACCGTGCTGAACTCCATC
The sequence above is a segment of the Aegilops tauschii subsp. strangulata cultivar AL8/78 chromosome 6, Aet v6.0, whole genome shotgun sequence genome. Coding sequences within it:
- the LOC109735638 gene encoding transmembrane 9 superfamily member 12 — protein: MLPKMPSVRWISASLLVILLSLHPIADAFYLPGTFMHTYEAGEDIAAKVNSLTSIETELPFSYYSLPYCKPPEGVKKSAENLGEVLMGDQIDNSPYHFHVNVNESLYLCTTDPLTKEQAELLKNRARNLYQVNMILDNLPVMRFTEQNGMTIQWTGYPVGYNPMGSSEDYIINHLKFRVLVHPYQAQGDVVVTSEDGVAMVESDRKSGFQIVGFEVVPCSVKRDPAAMAKLKMYEKVDSVNCPLELEKSQVIREKEQITFTYEVEYVKSNIKWPSRWDAYLKMDGAKVHWFSIMNSMMVVFFLAGIVFVIFLRTVRRDLTRYEEMDKEAQAQMNEELSGWKLVVGDVFREPCCSKLLCVMVADGIQITGMAVVTIVFAALGFLSPASRGMLLTGMIILYLFLGIIAGYVGVRLWRTIKQSTEGWKSVAWLTSCFFPGIVFIILTVLNSILWGKKSTGALPISLFFTLLALWFCISVPLTLIGGLLGTRAASIEFPVRTNQIPREIPERKFPSWLLVLGAGTLPFGTLFIELFFILSSIWLGRFYYVFGFLFIVLFLLVIVCGEVSLVLTYMHLCVEDWKWWWKAFFASGSVAFFVFLYSINYLVFDLRSLSGPVSATLYLGYSLIMAFAIMLSTGAIGFLLSFYFVHYLFSSVKID